In a single window of the Ignavibacteria bacterium genome:
- a CDS encoding T9SS type A sorting domain-containing protein has product MKKILIILFSFLGPFTLYSQSGWVQQYFGMNRGINSIHFIDENTGWAAYYGTNGFTSFGHIERTSNGGGNWNSVFGLNAEIKDIKFANSQTGWVLANGYVDTGIIFRLIYKSTNSGFNYTLQYVDSLNPYFISLSVIDHNNVVCIKSNGTIIKTSNGGINWNSIYVDNIGFDMQFIGQTGWIIGGNNRIYNSANSGGSWKQISQYPGSFSGYIHFINLHTGFIANENLYKSSNGGLNWSLISPLGITAKDVFFANEIQGWVSGANGVIRYTSNGGLNWFTQSMPNNYSSITFNSIQFINSNTGWCSGFGTLVYPDLLGAIVKTTNGGVTGINPISSHIPSQFSLSQNYPNPFNPVTKIKFDIPASVETSRWVVSLKIHNILGREAAMLVNEQLRPGTYEVDWDASAFPSGVYFYTITSGEYSETRKMVLLK; this is encoded by the coding sequence ATGAAAAAAATATTAATAATATTATTCTCATTTTTAGGGCCGTTTACTCTGTATTCGCAAAGCGGATGGGTTCAGCAATATTTTGGTATGAACCGGGGTATCAACTCCATTCATTTTATTGACGAAAATACTGGCTGGGCAGCTTATTACGGAACAAACGGTTTTACATCTTTTGGGCACATAGAACGAACTTCAAACGGAGGCGGTAATTGGAATTCAGTCTTTGGTTTAAATGCTGAAATAAAAGATATTAAATTTGCCAATAGTCAAACGGGCTGGGTATTGGCTAATGGGTATGTTGATACCGGAATTATATTCAGATTAATTTATAAATCTACTAACAGCGGTTTTAATTACACATTGCAATATGTTGATTCATTGAACCCATATTTTATAAGTTTATCAGTTATTGACCATAATAATGTAGTTTGTATAAAAAGCAACGGCACAATAATTAAAACCTCAAATGGCGGAATTAACTGGAATAGTATCTATGTAGATAACATAGGTTTTGATATGCAGTTTATAGGTCAAACAGGGTGGATAATAGGAGGGAACAATAGAATTTATAACTCTGCGAATAGTGGCGGCAGCTGGAAACAAATTTCTCAATACCCCGGAAGTTTTTCCGGTTACATTCATTTCATAAATTTACATACAGGGTTTATCGCCAACGAAAATCTTTATAAAAGTTCTAATGGTGGTTTAAATTGGTCTTTGATTTCCCCTCTTGGTATTACAGCCAAAGATGTCTTTTTTGCAAATGAAATTCAAGGCTGGGTATCTGGTGCTAACGGAGTAATCAGGTACACAAGTAACGGCGGATTAAATTGGTTTACTCAGAGTATGCCCAATAATTATTCCTCTATAACTTTCAACAGTATACAATTCATTAACTCAAATACAGGTTGGTGTTCAGGATTCGGAACATTGGTTTATCCTGATTTGTTAGGCGCAATAGTTAAAACCACCAATGGGGGAGTGACAGGTATTAACCCAATTTCTTCACACATACCCTCACAATTTTCACTATCCCAAAACTATCCCAATCCGTTTAACCCGGTAACAAAAATTAAATTTGATATTCCGGCTTCTGTAGAGACGAGCCGGTGGGTCGTCTCCTTGAAAATCCACAATATTCTCGGAAGGGAAGCAGCAATGCTTGTTAATGAACAGCTCCGCCCCGGCACTTACGAAGTTGACTGGGATGCCTCAGCCTTCCCAAGCGGGGTCTATTTTTATACAATTACTTCCGGTGAATATTCAGAAACCAGGAAAATGGTACTTCTAAAATAA
- a CDS encoding T9SS type A sorting domain-containing protein, translating into MKKFTFAVIIYFISNSLSAAPGDTTWVNAYTNDFHNWATVNYASVTFPDTTQHFEKILMKYTIGCPTAGCDPWDRLGWVRLYTDTATGAGYEIGRIITPYNIVGGGYPGTCTFWLDVTDYMPLLHDTQILGHYIESWIGGQRGWLSTISFAFIEGEAYYKPYKVINLWQDHYIVYGDTADPFENYLQPIRFFADPNAVKVKGKVITTGHGQGNSHNAAEFSVKYHQLIVNDDTLSHNLWRSDCSGNPCSPQGGTWPYARAGWCPGASVNPWDLDITLLVTLGDSNTVNYDIEPYVNLCRPTNPNCTTGVTCADCNYNNNGHTEPNYNIESQIILYRLNPAIGINDPGTIAPALFTLQQNYPNPFNPVTRIKFTLQKYSHVTIKVFAGNGTEIAVLINEDMKNGEYEVEFDGKNLSSGVYFYQMEAGDFKETRKMLLIK; encoded by the coding sequence ATGAAAAAATTTACTTTTGCTGTAATTATTTATTTTATTTCCAATTCTTTATCAGCAGCTCCCGGGGATACAACATGGGTTAATGCTTATACAAATGATTTTCATAACTGGGCTACTGTAAATTATGCATCAGTAACATTTCCTGATACAACTCAGCACTTTGAAAAAATATTGATGAAATATACTATCGGCTGCCCGACTGCGGGCTGTGACCCGTGGGACAGGCTCGGATGGGTACGCCTTTATACAGATACTGCAACTGGTGCCGGTTATGAAATTGGCAGAATAATCACTCCCTATAATATTGTTGGCGGCGGTTATCCCGGCACATGTACATTTTGGCTTGATGTAACAGATTATATGCCGTTGCTTCACGATACACAGATATTGGGTCACTACATAGAAAGCTGGATAGGCGGTCAGCGCGGCTGGCTATCAACAATATCATTTGCTTTCATAGAAGGTGAAGCTTATTATAAGCCTTATAAAGTTATTAACTTATGGCAGGATCATTATATCGTTTATGGTGATACTGCAGACCCGTTTGAAAATTACCTGCAGCCTATCAGGTTTTTTGCAGACCCCAATGCTGTTAAAGTAAAAGGTAAAGTTATAACAACCGGACACGGTCAGGGTAATTCACATAATGCTGCGGAATTTTCAGTGAAGTATCACCAGCTGATAGTCAATGATGATACGTTGAGCCATAACCTGTGGCGAAGCGACTGCAGCGGAAATCCCTGCAGCCCGCAGGGTGGAACCTGGCCTTATGCAAGAGCAGGCTGGTGCCCGGGTGCCAGTGTAAATCCATGGGACCTTGATATAACACTGCTTGTTACTTTAGGAGACAGCAATACCGTGAATTATGATATCGAGCCGTATGTGAATCTTTGCAGGCCTACTAACCCAAATTGTACTACAGGTGTAACTTGTGCTGACTGTAATTACAATAATAACGGACATACAGAACCCAACTATAACATCGAAAGCCAGATAATTTTATACAGGCTTAATCCGGCTATTGGGATAAATGATCCCGGAACAATAGCCCCTGCACTGTTCACTTTGCAGCAGAATTATCCGAATCCGTTTAACCCTGTTACCAGAATAAAATTTACACTGCAAAAGTATTCACATGTTACTATTAAAGTTTTTGCAGGTAACGGAACTGAAATTGCGGTTCTGATTAATGAAGATATGAAAAATGGTGAGTATGAAGTGGAATTCGACGGAAAAAATTTATCCAGCGGTGTTTATTTTTATCAAATGGAAGCAGGAGACTTTAAGGAAACCAGGAAAATGCTTTTAATTAAATAA
- a CDS encoding T9SS type A sorting domain-containing protein, with translation MLITNDPTTYTSINFIDQNTGWAVGWFPGFAVGCRIAKSTNGGVNWECQLSDPYPALFDVHFLNSATGYAAGWQFWKTTNGGNVWSSIFTPAGSINSIFFINENTGFAAGSRTVSGNSLGTLFRTTSGGLNWDTVSVLSSTSLNEVFFINNTTGWFCGNNGVLLKATNALNFTFSNSGITNDLKSMFFLNEQTGWTGGNGLLLKTTNGGVNWSNQIEGFGLRVNSIQFINANVGWISGDSLAGVKVYHTTNSGNSWNQQFIAGGVNPKIFFIDANTGWFVGGINRKTTNGGVTSLTPIFTYIPQQYSLSQNYPNPFNPVTKIKFDLPAFVETTRGVVSLKIHDILGREVTLLVNEQLRPGTYEVDWDASAFPSGIYFYTINAGSIKATRKMVLLK, from the coding sequence ATGTTGATTACTAACGACCCAACTACATATACTTCAATAAATTTTATAGATCAAAATACAGGGTGGGCTGTAGGATGGTTTCCAGGTTTTGCTGTTGGTTGCAGAATAGCAAAGAGCACAAATGGCGGCGTGAACTGGGAGTGTCAGTTAAGCGATCCATACCCGGCTTTATTTGATGTGCATTTCCTAAATAGTGCTACAGGATACGCGGCTGGCTGGCAATTCTGGAAAACAACTAATGGCGGAAATGTATGGTCTTCTATTTTTACACCTGCAGGAAGCATCAATTCAATTTTTTTCATTAATGAAAATACAGGATTTGCTGCGGGTTCAAGAACAGTATCTGGAAATTCATTAGGAACGTTATTTAGAACTACTAGTGGTGGATTAAACTGGGATACCGTTTCAGTTCTATCAAGCACTTCTTTAAACGAAGTCTTTTTTATTAATAATACAACAGGATGGTTCTGTGGCAATAACGGAGTGTTGTTAAAAGCTACCAATGCTCTTAATTTTACCTTTTCTAATTCTGGGATAACCAATGATCTCAAATCAATGTTTTTTTTGAATGAACAAACGGGATGGACTGGTGGAAATGGGCTATTGTTGAAAACAACAAACGGGGGTGTAAACTGGTCAAATCAGATAGAGGGTTTTGGGTTAAGAGTTAACTCCATACAGTTTATAAACGCCAATGTTGGATGGATTTCGGGTGATTCTTTAGCAGGCGTAAAGGTGTATCATACAACCAACAGCGGAAACTCATGGAACCAGCAATTTATTGCGGGAGGTGTGAATCCAAAAATATTTTTTATTGATGCTAATACAGGCTGGTTTGTTGGAGGAATAAACAGGAAAACAACTAATGGTGGTGTAACTAGTCTTACTCCAATTTTTACATATATCCCCCAGCAGTATTCTCTTTCACAAAACTATCCCAACCCATTTAACCCGGTAACAAAAATTAAATTTGATCTCCCAGCCTTTGTAGAGACGACCCGGGGGGTCGTCTCCCTGAAAATCCACGATATCCTCGGCAGAGAAGTTACTCTGCTGGTTAATGAGCAGCTCCGCCCGGGGACGTACGAAGTTGACTGGGATGCGTCAGCTTTCCCAAGTGGGATTTATTTTTATACTATAAATGCAGGCTCAATCAAAGCGACCAGGAAAATGGTTTTACTAAAATAA
- a CDS encoding zinc ribbon domain-containing protein, with the protein MPFYEYQCSNCGHELEELQKMSDPPLKKCPACGKNTLKKLIGTGAGLIFKGSGFYLTDYKNKQQSGSRSGKAKETQTTDTSKAENKTEDSASKVSKSAEKKSPSKKENNK; encoded by the coding sequence ATGCCATTTTACGAATACCAATGTTCCAATTGCGGACACGAACTTGAAGAGCTTCAAAAGATGAGCGATCCTCCGCTTAAAAAATGCCCTGCATGCGGAAAGAACACTCTGAAAAAACTTATCGGCACCGGAGCGGGACTGATCTTCAAAGGCAGCGGTTTTTATCTTACTGATTATAAAAACAAACAGCAAAGCGGAAGCCGTTCCGGCAAAGCCAAAGAAACCCAAACAACAGATACATCTAAAGCAGAAAATAAAACTGAAGATAGCGCGTCTAAGGTATCAAAATCCGCAGAAAAAAAGTCACCTTCAAAGAAAGAAAACAATAAATAA
- the bshC gene encoding bacillithiol biosynthesis cysteine-adding enzyme BshC, with product MYSVEFNKLPNFNNLYLDYISQSEEDSAKLKPFFNAMFRENEDFFKVIDEKVHNYNTSRYFDKNVLIDILKRQNVTFGGDEFTAANIEQLTGENTFTIVTGQQVSLYTGPLYTILKTISAIKLARELKERFPQFNFVPVFWLESEDHDYEEANHTYLIDKQNELVRVGFEDESAGEDDNSKKNTPPVGSLVFSEMINSINEQLRSSLIDTDFKDKVMNMVTKHYHEGNDYKTAFAGLMNDIFKGYGIVFIDPSDHEIKRLLIPVFEKELTSSPKLCESIITQSAEIEKHYDLQVKPKVINMFFLHNNNRLLIEPRDGGKFALKNSKRRFENEEMLNLLQESPELFSPNVVLRPICQDYLLPTAAYIGGPGEISYFAQFKPAYKHYDITMPVIYPRASVSIIEGKIAKFMNNFNVKLEDIFHHSFLVSKVVDKLSEVKVEDEISKYIDELNKIFYDMRNMTVKVDQTLLNAVDNMKEKTKQSLEIFKTKLINSQAKKSETTTTQIDKVTNNIYPNHNLQERVISIIYFMNKYDESFIKKLFHEIDINNFNHQVIEM from the coding sequence ATGTACTCAGTAGAATTCAATAAACTTCCCAATTTCAACAATCTGTACCTTGATTATATTTCACAGTCTGAAGAAGATTCAGCAAAGCTTAAGCCGTTTTTCAATGCGATGTTCAGGGAAAATGAAGATTTCTTCAAGGTAATTGATGAAAAGGTCCATAACTATAACACAAGCAGATATTTCGATAAAAATGTACTTATCGATATTCTGAAAAGGCAGAATGTTACATTTGGAGGGGATGAATTTACAGCAGCGAATATTGAACAGCTGACCGGGGAAAATACTTTTACAATCGTTACTGGCCAGCAGGTCTCTTTATATACAGGTCCGCTTTATACGATATTAAAAACAATTTCCGCAATAAAACTTGCCAGGGAGCTTAAAGAAAGGTTTCCACAGTTCAATTTTGTTCCTGTTTTCTGGCTCGAAAGTGAAGATCACGACTATGAAGAAGCGAATCATACTTACCTTATTGATAAACAGAACGAGCTTGTGAGAGTTGGATTTGAAGATGAATCTGCGGGCGAGGATGACAACAGTAAAAAGAACACACCTCCTGTCGGAAGCCTTGTATTCAGCGAAATGATAAACAGTATAAATGAACAGTTACGAAGCTCATTGATAGATACAGATTTTAAGGATAAGGTAATGAATATGGTCACAAAACATTACCATGAAGGCAATGATTATAAAACAGCATTTGCGGGGCTGATGAATGATATATTCAAAGGTTACGGTATCGTATTCATAGACCCTTCAGATCATGAAATAAAACGCCTGTTAATACCGGTGTTTGAAAAAGAGCTTACAAGCAGCCCTAAGCTGTGTGAATCAATTATTACACAAAGCGCAGAGATCGAAAAACATTACGACCTTCAGGTTAAACCCAAAGTAATAAATATGTTTTTCCTGCATAATAACAACAGGCTTTTAATAGAACCGCGAGATGGCGGTAAGTTCGCTTTAAAAAATTCTAAACGCAGGTTTGAAAATGAAGAAATGCTGAACTTACTCCAGGAATCACCGGAATTATTCAGCCCGAATGTTGTATTAAGACCAATATGCCAGGACTACCTGCTGCCAACGGCAGCATATATTGGCGGTCCGGGAGAAATATCTTATTTTGCCCAGTTCAAACCGGCTTACAAACATTACGATATTACAATGCCGGTTATATATCCCCGGGCATCAGTAAGCATAATTGAGGGTAAAATTGCCAAGTTTATGAATAATTTCAATGTTAAGCTTGAAGATATTTTCCATCACAGCTTCCTGGTTTCAAAAGTGGTTGATAAGCTTTCAGAAGTAAAAGTTGAAGATGAAATATCAAAATATATCGATGAGCTTAACAAAATATTTTATGATATGAGGAATATGACAGTCAAAGTTGACCAGACATTATTGAATGCGGTTGATAATATGAAGGAAAAAACCAAGCAAAGCCTCGAAATTTTCAAAACCAAGCTGATTAATTCACAAGCTAAAAAAAGTGAAACAACTACAACCCAGATAGATAAAGTTACAAATAATATCTACCCAAATCATAACCTTCAGGAACGTGTAATAAGCATAATTTATTTTATGAATAAATATGATGAGTCTTTCATAAAAAAGCTGTTCCATGAAATTGATATAAATAATTTCAACCACCAGGTTATTGAAATGTAA
- the thpR gene encoding RNA 2',3'-cyclic phosphodiesterase: MAKNRLFLSLNPAEEDLKELKKILPDLKNRFKDHYIKWEKPDKFHLTLRFLGDIDEERTTVLASTLDRLKFDFENIGFSSDKIGYFPNSRYPNVIFAGLIEQGNNSDKLVSFIDRIILNFGVKPEKRFIPHITLGRFSRNKRKKIDEELTVSFPSENIVFDSFYLMKSTLTQDGSVYEILNKFNFIK, from the coding sequence TTGGCTAAAAATCGTTTATTTTTATCATTAAATCCGGCAGAAGAGGATCTTAAAGAACTGAAAAAAATCCTTCCGGATTTAAAAAACAGATTTAAAGATCATTATATCAAATGGGAGAAACCTGATAAATTCCATTTAACATTAAGGTTTTTAGGTGATATTGATGAAGAAAGAACCACTGTTTTAGCATCTACCCTGGACAGGTTAAAATTTGATTTTGAAAATATTGGATTTTCTTCAGATAAGATCGGGTATTTTCCAAACAGCCGGTATCCGAACGTGATATTTGCAGGGTTAATAGAACAAGGGAACAATTCCGATAAGCTTGTGAGTTTTATTGACAGGATCATTCTGAATTTTGGTGTAAAACCTGAGAAAAGATTTATTCCACACATAACACTGGGTAGATTCAGCAGAAATAAAAGAAAAAAGATAGATGAAGAGTTAACTGTTTCTTTCCCTTCAGAAAACATTGTCTTTGATTCCTTTTACCTGATGAAAAGCACTCTTACTCAGGATGGTTCAGTTTATGAAATTTTAAATAAATTTAACTTTATAAAATAA
- a CDS encoding glycosyltransferase family 9 protein encodes MKNEQVRRILIIRFSSMGDIILTTPLIELAAKTFPLARIDFCTKERFTYLVRSNPKIHKVIKAKNELTFSALKDLRLLIKMSNYNMIIDLQNNLRSFYLRTVQDAKTEVFNKHSFKKFLLVNFKINMLKQEPSVLQRYQKTIQKYSGKNDNDSVTTPLLYTDPVSERSIDNMLNSLELDKQTKLICIPAVSAHFTKTYPAEYYAEIINNFPEANSAFFLTGRGKDSNNIQQIKGLTKNKKVYDLCDRLEIEDLISLIKRSSLVICGDTGPMHIAEAFNIPTIMLAGSSVKEFGFYPQNEKAVVLENNSLSCRPCSHYGRPKCPKGHFKCMRELTPEMVTKTVTQLFN; translated from the coding sequence GTGAAAAACGAACAGGTCCGAAGAATACTGATAATCAGATTTTCATCAATGGGAGATATAATTCTTACAACTCCGCTTATAGAGCTTGCAGCAAAGACATTTCCCTTAGCGCGTATCGATTTCTGTACAAAAGAAAGATTCACCTATCTCGTCAGGTCAAATCCAAAAATACATAAGGTAATTAAGGCAAAAAATGAACTTACCTTCAGCGCATTAAAGGACTTAAGGCTGTTGATAAAAATGAGCAATTATAATATGATAATTGATCTTCAGAATAATTTACGCTCGTTTTACCTTCGAACAGTACAAGATGCAAAAACAGAGGTTTTTAATAAACATTCATTTAAAAAGTTCCTTTTGGTTAATTTTAAAATTAACATGCTTAAGCAGGAGCCTTCTGTACTCCAGAGATATCAAAAGACTATACAAAAATATTCCGGTAAAAATGATAATGATTCAGTTACCACTCCCCTGTTATACACTGACCCGGTTTCAGAGCGGTCAATTGATAACATGCTGAATAGCCTTGAACTGGATAAACAGACAAAGCTGATATGCATTCCTGCTGTATCAGCTCATTTCACTAAAACTTACCCTGCTGAATACTACGCTGAAATCATAAATAACTTTCCTGAAGCCAATTCTGCTTTCTTTTTAACAGGCAGAGGGAAGGACAGTAATAATATTCAGCAAATCAAAGGACTAACTAAAAATAAAAAAGTATATGACCTTTGTGACAGGCTGGAAATTGAAGACCTGATCTCATTGATAAAACGCAGCTCGCTTGTAATTTGCGGTGATACAGGACCGATGCATATAGCAGAAGCATTCAACATTCCAACAATAATGTTAGCCGGGTCCAGCGTTAAGGAATTTGGCTTTTACCCGCAAAATGAAAAAGCCGTTGTTTTGGAAAATAACAGCTTAAGCTGCAGACCATGCTCACATTACGGCAGACCCAAATGCCCGAAAGGTCATTTTAAGTGTATGAGGGAGTTAACACCTGAAATGGTAACAAAAACTGTAACTCAATTATTTAACTAA
- a CDS encoding T9SS type A sorting domain-containing protein has product MKKILIVIVILLNQYLHSQDNWYWLNPYPTANYLTSSQFFDSKTGYVVGERGVFLKTSDAGITWLYSRIDSLYTDYPELFFLDQNTGFVCIYNVWKTTNAGANWGKIPFSEGNGIQCIKFIDQNTGFALTNDTGKVYRTTNAGNSWQLNNIPGGKFFSNIAFAGNNTYMTGVKNMIPKLVRSTDSGLNWTEVNIGINDSLYIDKINIPDNQNLIICGQKGYGSPTKILKSTNAGTSWNLYQMNSLGYFITDMEFYNAQNGAAVGYEGYRLYTTNGGINWIENRSADTSTIIFDLTKSGSSLISVGSVGFIERTTNTGIDWERVSRSFTRDHLNSISFGNANTGIVTGLNGTLLRTTNKGLNWSIISLPGINDILKIKMVNSQIAYLTSRNNVLKTTNSGLNWFAVMDSVNFQFRNIAIYDSENIIVDTWNTLYKTTDGGNTWSRIWQCISLPPIQTSCFSIQDIAFPASDRIIMVGSISQGHNPSNAAIMLSTNGGNTFNVIFDVFSGGFGMNTVHMYNENIGFASGGYGYRLKTENGFNTFIDYGNNTPGYGSFYGFSFNDHLNGMALGGNIYRTTNGGVSWNFSTSIYNSLINVEYIDYNTGIGVGLNGAIVKIDNLLIGISDPGSVPYRFFLYQNYPNPFNPETSIKYELPETGYTTLKLYDMMGREVKSIVNGIGTRGIHEVESSLSGLASGIYFVQLRQGPYVMSIKIALVK; this is encoded by the coding sequence ATGAAAAAAATCTTAATTGTAATTGTGATTCTTCTAAATCAGTACCTGCACTCGCAGGATAACTGGTATTGGCTAAATCCATATCCGACCGCCAATTATTTAACATCTTCTCAATTTTTTGATTCAAAAACCGGATATGTAGTTGGGGAAAGAGGAGTCTTTCTCAAAACCAGTGATGCCGGTATTACCTGGCTGTACAGCCGAATTGATTCATTATATACTGATTACCCTGAATTGTTTTTCCTTGATCAGAATACAGGCTTTGTTTGCATTTATAACGTATGGAAAACTACCAATGCAGGAGCAAACTGGGGAAAAATCCCTTTTAGCGAAGGCAACGGAATACAGTGTATAAAATTCATTGATCAAAATACTGGTTTCGCGCTTACTAATGATACGGGGAAAGTATACAGAACTACAAATGCCGGTAATTCATGGCAGTTAAATAACATCCCTGGTGGAAAATTCTTTTCAAATATTGCTTTTGCCGGAAACAATACTTACATGACAGGCGTTAAGAATATGATACCCAAACTTGTGAGGAGTACTGATTCAGGACTGAATTGGACAGAAGTGAATATAGGTATCAATGATTCATTGTACATTGATAAAATAAATATTCCGGATAATCAGAACCTGATAATTTGCGGTCAAAAAGGCTACGGCTCCCCAACAAAAATTCTTAAATCAACAAATGCCGGTACAAGCTGGAATTTATATCAAATGAACAGTTTGGGTTATTTCATTACAGATATGGAATTTTATAATGCTCAAAACGGAGCAGCCGTTGGATATGAAGGTTACAGGCTTTATACAACAAATGGGGGAATCAACTGGATAGAAAACCGTTCCGCAGATACTTCAACTATCATCTTTGATCTCACCAAATCCGGCAGCAGTTTAATTTCAGTGGGCAGCGTTGGTTTTATTGAAAGAACAACGAATACAGGAATAGACTGGGAAAGGGTCAGCAGAAGTTTTACTCGTGATCATTTAAATTCAATATCGTTTGGTAATGCCAATACCGGGATTGTTACAGGCTTAAATGGAACACTTTTAAGAACAACAAATAAAGGATTGAATTGGTCAATTATTTCATTGCCGGGTATAAATGATATATTGAAAATAAAGATGGTAAATTCCCAGATTGCTTACTTAACCAGCCGGAACAATGTACTTAAAACCACTAATTCAGGTTTAAATTGGTTTGCTGTAATGGATTCTGTGAATTTTCAGTTTAGAAATATTGCAATATATGACTCAGAAAATATTATTGTAGATACATGGAATACACTATATAAGACTACTGATGGAGGCAATACCTGGAGCAGGATTTGGCAATGTATATCATTACCTCCCATTCAAACATCATGCTTTTCAATCCAGGATATAGCATTTCCTGCATCAGATAGAATAATAATGGTTGGAAGTATATCTCAGGGCCACAACCCAAGCAATGCAGCTATAATGCTCTCGACTAATGGTGGTAATACATTCAATGTAATTTTTGATGTATTTTCAGGTGGCTTTGGGATGAACACAGTACATATGTATAATGAAAATATAGGCTTTGCATCTGGTGGGTATGGTTACCGTTTAAAAACGGAAAATGGATTCAATACTTTTATTGATTATGGTAATAATACACCAGGCTATGGTTCGTTCTACGGTTTTTCATTCAATGATCATTTGAATGGAATGGCATTAGGTGGCAATATTTATCGTACTACAAATGGCGGTGTTAGCTGGAATTTTTCTACTTCTATTTACAACTCTTTAATTAATGTTGAATATATTGACTATAATACAGGCATTGGTGTTGGATTAAATGGTGCAATTGTTAAAATAGATAATTTGTTGATTGGTATTTCTGATCCGGGTTCAGTCCCATACAGATTTTTTCTTTATCAAAACTATCCAAATCCGTTCAACCCGGAAACATCCATTAAATACGAACTGCCTGAAACCGGATATACAACGCTTAAGCTCTATGATATGATGGGCAGGGAGGTAAAAAGTATTGTTAACGGTATTGGTACTCGAGGTATACATGAAGTGGAAAGTTCACTTAGTGGTTTGGCAAGTGGTATTTATTTTGTTCAGTTGCGCCAGGGACCGTATGTCATGTCGATTAAAATTGCTTTAGTTAAATAA